Genomic segment of Rhodohalobacter mucosus:
CTCAATGTGATGATTATAAGCTTGGAATAGTGAGAGATTTTAATATTAATTGTTATAGAATTCCTCGACTTCAGCAAGTAGATTGCTTAGTGTGACGCTGTCAAAGTAATTGCCATTACTAAGGACACCATAAATATTTCTAGTGTGACTAATATCTTCTATAGGGTTTTGATTTAGAATAACCAGATCCGCCAACTTATTTTCTTCCACGGTTCCGAGCGAATCAGTTGCATTTATATAAATAGCTGGATTCAGTGTTGCAGTTTTAAGGGCTTCTGTTGGTGTCAGGCCAGCTTCCACCAACATTTTCAATTCTTCGTGTAGACTAAATCCATCATATACGAAAGGGTTTGAAAAACCGATATCTGTTCCTGCCAGTATCCCAACTCCGGCACTATGGGCTGGTTTAATTCTTTTCTTTACTAGATTAAAAACTTCATCATAGTAGGAATGAGCTTCGGGTGGTGGTCCTTGCCATTCTTTCCAGTCAACATATTTTTTTCTTTCATCTTCAATTTCTAAAGTATCAGAAGATGAAAATAAAGCAAGTCCTTGATTAATGGTCAGCGTTGGAGTTATCCATACCTGGTTTTCTCTCAGTAATTCAAAAAAATCATTTGCCGACTCTTCATGGTTATCGCCAAACATAGTTCTGTATTCGGAACCGGAAAGTTCACCGTCTTCTACTAAGGAATCTGCCCTGCTGGAATAAGCAGGAATTAGTTCAAAACCATGTTCAAGTGATTTAATACCCGACTGTGCAATAGCTGACAAAGGAGTATTAACTGGGAAGTGGCCAGCAAAATCAATATCATTTTTTTGGCAATAAGCTGATATAGTCATATATGATTCAGGTGAAAGAACAGAATACACCTTTATAAAATCGGCCTTTGTATGAGACATGATTGAATCTATAGCTGCAGTTGCCTGCTGAGGATTCTGGATGGCCTTCACCACATCGGGCCAGTTCCATACTGGAGGATCACCATCCAGAGCCTGTGTTGTGTAGATAAACCGTTGAGGCAGATAATCCCTGTTTCTGACTTTTTCTCTGAATGTTTCTGCAGCTTCTTCTATGGTGTACCCCATCTCGCGAAAACCGGTTACTCCATTGGCAATCATGAGTTTGTTGCTCAGATTCATTCGATAAGATAACGAATCTATATTTGTTGAAAATATATGAGTGTGCATGTCCCATAAACCGGGAATCAGATATTTGCCAGTACCGTCAATAACATCACCTCCAAACACAGTATTTTGATATTCCGAAATAGAGGTAATTTTGTTTCCTTGAATTACTACATCTTGTGACTCAATAATTCTCCCTTGCCGGACATTAACGACATTGACATTTTCTATTTTTAAGTTACCTTCTCTTGGTGTTTGGCAACTAACGATTATGATAACAGTAAATCCTACAAGAATAGAGCTTAGCGCATTCATATCAAGTGTTAAATCATTTTTTACAAAAAAAAAATATTTTGTAAAAAATGCCAGATAAATCAAATGGCTTAAATCTGTAGATTTGTAACGGTTTGGCGGTTGTGCGTTGAGTAGAAGATTTTTATAGGTCTTAAATTCTGATCTCGTCCGCACGAACCGCTTGTTAATGGCCGATTCGATTAATGGTTAGACTTGATAAGCTCTTCAACTTTTGTTTTTAGATCCAAAATATCTTCTGTTGTCACAACCCAAATCATTTCAAGGGTAACACCAAAATACTCATGTATGATGATGTCTCTTATACCAGCAATCTGACGCCAGGGGATATCAGGATGATTTTCTCGAATTTCTTCAGGCAGGTGCTTTACAGCTTCCCCAATAATTTCCAGTCTTCGGAGTACAGCATCCTGTTTTTCTACATTTTTATAAAACTCATTTTCAGAAACACCATCAAGAAATGTCTGGATATGTTTAATACTCTCTAAAATGTCCTGAAGATAGACATCTGGCTTTCTTTTGCTCATAGCACAGGTTCTTCATCCCTCAGAATGTCATCTTTCAAGGCTGGCTTAATGGCTTTATATTCCAGAAGATCAACTTTCATGCCCAGTTCGTCTTCCAATTCCTGTTTAATCCCGATAAATTCAAGCAGGCTCATCTTTTTATCGATTTTGACGAGCAGATCCAGATCGTTTACCACAGATTCACCTCTCGCAGAAGACCCGAAGATTCCTGCTTTTTTGATGCCGTATTTTCTAAGGACCGGCCTGATTTTCTTTTTTATGTTTTCGAGGTTATTCATGGATCTGATATGTAATTAGTCTATCCAATATAGCAAAAGAAAGGAGATTTAGCTTTTTGTCTGATATAACGGTTTGGCAAATCTGCTGCGGGGCAATCAGCTTTAAAGTTGAGCAACAAACGTGAACCCGTCAGCAGGAATTGCTTTGTTATAAATCAAATGTCAACCTGGAAGTTTAGTACGATATATTTGA
This window contains:
- a CDS encoding DUF86 domain-containing protein produces the protein MSKRKPDVYLQDILESIKHIQTFLDGVSENEFYKNVEKQDAVLRRLEIIGEAVKHLPEEIRENHPDIPWRQIAGIRDIIIHEYFGVTLEMIWVVTTEDILDLKTKVEELIKSNH
- a CDS encoding nucleotidyltransferase family protein encodes the protein MNNLENIKKKIRPVLRKYGIKKAGIFGSSARGESVVNDLDLLVKIDKKMSLLEFIGIKQELEDELGMKVDLLEYKAIKPALKDDILRDEEPVL
- a CDS encoding amidohydrolase family protein; the encoded protein is MRTRSEFKTYKNLLLNAQPPNRYKSTDLSHLIYLAFFTKYFFFVKNDLTLDMNALSSILVGFTVIIIVSCQTPREGNLKIENVNVVNVRQGRIIESQDVVIQGNKITSISEYQNTVFGGDVIDGTGKYLIPGLWDMHTHIFSTNIDSLSYRMNLSNKLMIANGVTGFREMGYTIEEAAETFREKVRNRDYLPQRFIYTTQALDGDPPVWNWPDVVKAIQNPQQATAAIDSIMSHTKADFIKVYSVLSPESYMTISAYCQKNDIDFAGHFPVNTPLSAIAQSGIKSLEHGFELIPAYSSRADSLVEDGELSGSEYRTMFGDNHEESANDFFELLRENQVWITPTLTINQGLALFSSSDTLEIEDERKKYVDWKEWQGPPPEAHSYYDEVFNLVKKRIKPAHSAGVGILAGTDIGFSNPFVYDGFSLHEELKMLVEAGLTPTEALKTATLNPAIYINATDSLGTVEENKLADLVILNQNPIEDISHTRNIYGVLSNGNYFDSVTLSNLLAEVEEFYNN